One segment of Rhodopirellula baltica SH 1 DNA contains the following:
- a CDS encoding DUF1559 domain-containing protein, which translates to MTFWLEKTMPISARFRARTSAFASPSTDLGRSVPTISNARSPRRRAFTLVELLVVIAIIGVLVGLLLPAVQSARAAARRMSCSNNLKQIGLALHNYHGTFKKFPEGSRLSNFLGPLTAALPFLEEANTYQQFDFSRSYSDPINQEVAAQTIATYLCPSMVLPRSVPDRDLNETGGPSSYLACEGTAAYMPKADGMFGLNWTAYGYDNPATGFRDLIDGSSNTIAYGETTYDMADYLWTSPASVAGTVKWGTARWVLGYPKVSLGTSQKELNVHNAANNGGFQSMHEGGVYFLFGDGSVRFTSESLDRELLNALATRNGREVVEEAP; encoded by the coding sequence GTGACTTTCTGGCTGGAGAAAACCATGCCCATTTCTGCGCGCTTCCGCGCCCGTACTTCCGCGTTTGCATCCCCTTCCACTGATCTTGGCCGATCCGTCCCAACGATCTCGAACGCCCGAAGCCCGCGGCGACGAGCATTCACGTTGGTCGAACTTTTGGTGGTCATTGCCATCATCGGTGTGCTGGTCGGATTGTTGTTGCCCGCCGTTCAATCCGCTCGTGCCGCCGCTCGCCGGATGAGCTGCAGCAACAATCTCAAGCAGATTGGATTGGCACTTCACAACTACCACGGCACTTTCAAGAAGTTTCCCGAAGGTTCACGGCTGAGCAACTTCTTGGGCCCGTTGACGGCTGCCCTGCCGTTCTTGGAAGAAGCCAACACGTATCAACAATTTGACTTCAGCCGTTCGTACTCTGATCCCATCAATCAAGAAGTCGCGGCACAAACGATCGCAACCTATTTGTGCCCATCAATGGTTCTGCCTCGAAGCGTTCCGGACAGAGATCTGAATGAAACCGGTGGACCATCAAGCTATCTCGCGTGCGAAGGCACCGCCGCTTACATGCCCAAAGCTGATGGGATGTTTGGTTTGAACTGGACCGCCTACGGATACGACAATCCTGCCACCGGTTTTCGCGACTTAATCGATGGTAGCAGCAACACGATCGCATACGGCGAAACGACCTATGACATGGCCGACTATCTGTGGACCAGTCCCGCCAGTGTTGCAGGAACGGTGAAATGGGGAACCGCTCGTTGGGTGCTTGGTTACCCGAAGGTTTCTCTGGGCACCAGCCAGAAGGAACTCAACGTTCACAACGCTGCGAACAATGGCGGATTCCAAAGCATGCACGAAGGCGGTGTCTACTTCTTGTTTGGTGACGGCAGTGTTCGGTTCACGTCCGAGTCTCTTGATCGCGAATTGCTGAACGCGTTGGCCACCCGCAACGGTCGTGAAGTTGTCGAGGAAGCTCCGTGA
- a CDS encoding sugar phosphate isomerase/epimerase family protein, whose translation MNTLAINQLSTLRWEFEQDAQAYSNRGFEGIGLFRPKLDDLGIDRAVELLAETNLRVTSLSWVGGFTGSDGRGFDDAVRDAMSAVRDAAELRAETLIVLAGGRNNHIRKHARRTLCDALSHLAIIAEEFGVKLSLEPIHAGCGMEWSFVNDLESTLEILDMVDSPNLGIVLDTYHVGMDDRVLDMLPHVVPFMHLMQLGDGRHSPLGEMNRCLLGEGCVPIQSLVHRVLELGFAGPIEVELIGEDVEPLSYESVLDHTRSYLDQNIGPVKST comes from the coding sequence ATGAACACCTTGGCGATCAACCAATTGTCGACTCTTCGATGGGAATTCGAGCAAGACGCTCAAGCGTATTCCAACCGAGGTTTCGAAGGCATTGGCTTGTTTCGACCGAAGCTTGATGACTTAGGAATCGATCGAGCGGTGGAGTTGTTGGCCGAAACAAACTTGCGAGTCACTTCGCTCAGTTGGGTCGGTGGATTCACCGGCAGTGATGGTCGAGGATTTGATGATGCTGTTCGCGACGCGATGAGCGCGGTTCGCGACGCCGCGGAATTGCGAGCCGAAACATTGATCGTGTTGGCTGGTGGTCGCAACAACCACATTCGCAAGCATGCTCGACGGACGCTTTGCGACGCGTTGTCTCACCTCGCGATCATCGCCGAAGAATTTGGCGTGAAGCTTTCTTTGGAACCAATTCACGCCGGATGCGGCATGGAATGGTCGTTCGTCAACGATTTGGAGTCGACCCTCGAGATACTCGACATGGTCGACAGTCCCAACCTAGGGATCGTGCTGGATACCTATCACGTTGGTATGGATGACCGGGTGCTCGATATGCTGCCGCACGTCGTTCCTTTCATGCATTTGATGCAGTTGGGCGACGGTCGACACAGTCCACTCGGAGAGATGAACCGCTGCCTTTTGGGTGAAGGCTGCGTTCCAATTCAATCGCTCGTCCACCGAGTTTTGGAATTGGGGTTTGCAGGTCCAATCGAAGTGGAATTGATTGGCGAAGACGTTGAAC
- a CDS encoding fumarylacetoacetate hydrolase family protein translates to MVAFCRYVDSSGATRLAIRKEPETQLAPRPKVCPVGDLMGAEIEQKWLQGNTLFSLGKTDFDQLPTPTEAQWIDAPDQLLPPVTCPEKILCIGLNYLDHAIETGAEKPSLPVVFSKFNSALVGHGQDIVLPKISDKVDYEAELVVVIGKTVRHVDANEAMDAVFGYAVGHDVSSRDWQKGRPGGQWLVGKSFDTFAPLGPAVVTADEISDPGNLPIRLHINGETLQESKTDQLIFDIPALIAHLSKFMTLKPGDLIFTGTPSGVGDARTPPRYLAPGDRCVVEIDGIGRLENTCQAEA, encoded by the coding sequence ATGGTTGCTTTTTGCCGTTACGTTGATTCTTCCGGTGCCACACGGTTGGCGATTCGAAAAGAACCTGAAACACAACTGGCTCCGCGTCCCAAAGTTTGTCCCGTTGGCGATTTGATGGGTGCGGAGATCGAACAAAAATGGTTGCAAGGCAACACACTCTTTTCACTTGGCAAAACAGACTTCGATCAATTGCCAACGCCCACCGAAGCACAGTGGATCGATGCTCCCGATCAATTGTTGCCGCCGGTCACGTGCCCTGAAAAGATTCTTTGCATCGGTTTGAACTATCTCGATCACGCGATTGAAACGGGAGCCGAGAAACCATCGCTGCCGGTCGTGTTCAGCAAATTCAATTCGGCGCTGGTAGGGCACGGACAAGACATTGTGCTGCCAAAGATCAGCGACAAGGTCGACTACGAAGCGGAATTGGTCGTGGTCATCGGCAAAACCGTCCGTCACGTCGATGCCAACGAAGCGATGGATGCGGTCTTTGGATATGCGGTTGGTCACGATGTGTCATCGCGAGATTGGCAAAAAGGGCGTCCCGGTGGGCAATGGTTGGTTGGCAAATCGTTTGACACGTTTGCTCCGCTTGGTCCCGCCGTCGTCACCGCGGACGAGATTTCTGATCCAGGCAATCTCCCGATTCGATTGCACATCAATGGCGAAACACTGCAGGAGAGCAAAACCGACCAATTGATCTTCGATATTCCCGCGTTGATCGCCCACCTATCGAAATTCATGACACTGAAGCCCGGCGACCTAATCTTTACGGGAACTCCTTCAGGAGTGGGTGACGCACGTACACCTCCTCGATATTTGGCACCCGGTGACCGCTGTGTGGTCGAAATTGATGGCATCGGCCGATTGGAAAACACCTGCCAGGCGGAAGCCTGA
- a CDS encoding IS110 family RNA-guided transposase, with product MNREATTISVNEATLSRTGYQRVIGVDVAKDKLDLCDSHGKITGSINNDLDHIHKHLLDHIDPASRTLIICESTASYHLLMMDAAHDNSVDVAVVNARQVRDFAKGQGRLEKTDQIDAGVLCQFGQDVKVHLTAPRTAQQKHHTALVNRREALLKMRGQERMRLEHTHDAEAIKFLEEMLENIQKQLKSVEKRLHEILKELAKEDPKVDILLSHTGVGKVTASVLLTRLPELGTLNRKQVAKLVGVSPIANQSGRKDGKRPIRGGRQDVRNAMYMAANSARRHDPATKAFYERLRRQGKPFKVAMVACMRKMLSTLNQMVRNEETFDATKYASMAEVQSCC from the coding sequence ATGAATCGCGAAGCAACAACCATCAGCGTCAACGAAGCAACTCTTTCGAGAACCGGCTACCAGCGGGTCATTGGCGTCGACGTCGCCAAAGACAAACTCGACCTGTGTGACTCGCACGGGAAGATCACCGGCTCGATCAACAATGACCTCGATCACATCCACAAGCATTTGCTCGATCACATTGATCCAGCCTCTCGCACTTTGATCATTTGCGAATCGACAGCAAGTTACCACTTACTGATGATGGACGCCGCTCACGACAATTCGGTCGACGTCGCGGTGGTCAACGCGCGACAGGTCCGAGACTTTGCCAAAGGTCAGGGCCGGCTGGAGAAAACGGACCAGATCGATGCAGGTGTGCTCTGCCAATTCGGTCAGGATGTCAAAGTTCATCTGACGGCTCCTCGCACTGCTCAGCAGAAGCACCATACCGCCTTGGTCAATCGACGTGAGGCATTGCTGAAGATGCGTGGCCAGGAGCGGATGCGGTTGGAACACACCCATGACGCCGAGGCAATCAAGTTCCTTGAAGAGATGTTGGAAAACATCCAAAAGCAGCTCAAAAGCGTTGAAAAACGCCTCCATGAGATTCTCAAGGAGCTTGCCAAAGAGGATCCCAAGGTCGATATCCTGCTCAGTCACACCGGTGTCGGCAAAGTCACCGCGAGCGTGCTGCTCACTCGGTTGCCTGAATTGGGAACGCTGAACCGAAAGCAGGTGGCCAAGCTTGTTGGCGTCAGTCCGATTGCCAACCAGAGTGGCAGGAAGGATGGCAAGCGTCCGATTCGCGGCGGACGACAAGACGTACGCAACGCGATGTACATGGCGGCTAATTCGGCACGCAGACACGACCCGGCGACCAAGGCGTTTTACGAACGGCTTCGCCGCCAAGGCAAGCCCTTCAAGGTGGCGATGGTCGCTTGCATGCGGAAGATGCTTTCGACGCTCAATCAAATGGTTCGCAACGAAGAAACCTTTGACGCAACGAAGTACGCCTCCATGGCCGAGGTGCAATCCTGTTGCTAA